The Oceanispirochaeta sp. genome includes the window ACTCGTCTTCAACATAGTACTGTTCAGCATTTTCTTTTGTAATCATTTCTGCTGCCAGGATGATGCGTACTGGAAGTTTTTTCTGGTAAAAACCTTCAAACACCAGATCATTGAGTCCCAATACGGCAAGGCCGACTGCTGTTGCAATACAGTCTGGTGGATAAGTTACATCGGCTTTGACCAGAGGATTGGAATCTTCCATGATCATTTTCAGGATGTCTTTGTCGGCTCCTCCCCCGAGGAAGATCTTAATATCATCACGGCCGGACTCTTTATATGCCTGCAGGGCCCCTTTCATCATATCATCATCGGCTGTATATACAGCATCAATCTGAGGATATTTCTGCAGATAATTTTCCATAACGGCCAGGGCTTTTTGCGGATTCCACATACCGGGCTGTGAGTCGAGAATTTCCAGTCCGTATTTTGCGGCAGTAGCTTTAATGGTGTCTACCCGGATGCTGTTGATTTCACAGGGAATACCTTCGATAATAACGATCTTACCCTTTCCACCGAGCTGTTCAGCAATCCACTTTGTTCCTTCTCTTGTATAACCTTCATCATCATTTGAGATGTAGACATCATACACAGGTTTCGTGGCACCCCGGTCTAATACGACAGTGTAAATTCCGGCATTGTAGGCTTTTTCTATAACAGAAGTCAGAGAGGAGTCAAAGGGGAAACAAACCAGAGCATCGATGTCTTTGACCATCAAGTCCTCAATATCAGAAGCCTGTTTTGTCACGCTGGCAGCGGATACTACCAGGAATTCCAGTTCGGGATGCATTTTTTCCCAGTCTTTAACAGATTTCTGAACCCACCAGTTCACACGGCCCATATAACCATGTGTAGCGGTCGGAAGAGAAACTCCAATCTTACCGCTATAGCTTTTTTCCACTGCTGCGGCAGGTTCAGCTGCTGGAGCAGCCACGGCGACAGCCATAGGGGCTTCCTCTTTTGCACAGCCGGTGATCATAAATGCACCGGCAATCAGCATGAGAATCATCATCACAGACAAGACCTTTTTCATACTTTCCTCCAAATTATTTTTTTATCTCCAACAACTGATAACCAGCTGCCAAATCCACACGATTTGAGTCAACCAGCAGGCTTGCTGGCAAAACTCTTGACGGTCTCCCATTGAGCCTTCTGCATCCTGAGGGGTGGGAGTCCCCTTAGAATCAGTCCCAGATCATCCAGAACCATCCGTCCAATCAGACTGAAAGCCTGAGGAATCCCTCCGGCCCGATGAGCAGAGAGCAGAAGATGGTCATTCCTCCTTGCTGGATGATCGCCTGCCAGAGGTTCCTGGGGAAACACATCTGTCGCGGCTGTAAAGGCTCCCTGACTCGTGAGTGAACACAGGGCATCAAAATCCACCACAGCCGCCCGGCTCATAAGGAAGAAAAAGGAGTCCTTCCGAATCATTTCCAACTTTTCCCGGTTCAAAAAACCCTGATTTTCCCTGGTGACTCCGGCAAAAACAAAGATAAACCGGGTTGTCTTTAAGACGTCCTCTAAGGTGGCGGGAATACATCCGGCCTCAAGGATTACATTTCCGGGAATCCAGGGGTCAAAAACCTTTATAGAACAGTGAAAAGGAGCCAGTAGTTTCAGCATAGCCCTTCCCAGATTGCCGAAGCCGATAACACCGACTTCGCTTCCGGAGAGAAGAACCGAATCCCTGCATCCATCAGACAGATACACCTCCCGGCCTTCCCGGAACCGACGGTCTTCCCGGGAGATTCCCCGGGATAAATCCAGAGCCATGCCCAGTGACATCTCGGCAACGGCCTGAGAATAGGCTGCCCCGCAGTTCAGGACATGAATGTTGTTTCTGAAGCAGTAGTCGTAGTCAATATTCTGATAAAAATTCCCCTCAACATTAAATATGGCCTTAAGATCGGGAGCTCTTTTGAGCCTCTCTTCAGGCAGATCCATCTGTCCAATCAGTGCAAAAGTGCCTTCAAGATTTCCATCCAGGGCATCATAATCAACAGGATCATCCCCGAGAGATTCCAATTGAACGGTATCCTTCAATTCTCCCATCAGATCCCCCGGAAATACGATATCCAGAGACTGAGGATGCGGAGCAGCCACTACTTTTTTCTTAACCACTGATTCCCTTTTCCCTATTGTTTTTGTTTCTGCACATAGACGGCAGCGATAATGACGATTCCTTTGACTGTTCCCTGTAAATAGGGAGAGACCCCGACCATATTGAGCATATTGTTGATGATACCCAGGATGAGGGCTCCAAAAATGGTTCCCCAGATTGTCCCTCTCCCGCCCGACATGGCGGTGCCGCCGATGATGACCGCCGCAATAGCATCCAGCTCATAGGCCATTCCCATATTAGAAGTACTCACAGCATTAAAACGTGATCCTAAAAGGATGGCAGAGATACCGACAAGCACACCAATCAGCGTATAGGCAATGAATTTAGTCTTGTCTACATTGATGGCAGAAAAGAGAG containing:
- a CDS encoding substrate-binding domain-containing protein, producing the protein MKKVLSVMMILMLIAGAFMITGCAKEEAPMAVAVAAPAAEPAAAVEKSYSGKIGVSLPTATHGYMGRVNWWVQKSVKDWEKMHPELEFLVVSAASVTKQASDIEDLMVKDIDALVCFPFDSSLTSVIEKAYNAGIYTVVLDRGATKPVYDVYISNDDEGYTREGTKWIAEQLGGKGKIVIIEGIPCEINSIRVDTIKATAAKYGLEILDSQPGMWNPQKALAVMENYLQKYPQIDAVYTADDDMMKGALQAYKESGRDDIKIFLGGGADKDILKMIMEDSNPLVKADVTYPPDCIATAVGLAVLGLNDLVFEGFYQKKLPVRIILAAEMITKENAEQYYVEDELNFQ
- a CDS encoding NAD(P)-dependent oxidoreductase, yielding MVKKKVVAAPHPQSLDIVFPGDLMGELKDTVQLESLGDDPVDYDALDGNLEGTFALIGQMDLPEERLKRAPDLKAIFNVEGNFYQNIDYDYCFRNNIHVLNCGAAYSQAVAEMSLGMALDLSRGISREDRRFREGREVYLSDGCRDSVLLSGSEVGVIGFGNLGRAMLKLLAPFHCSIKVFDPWIPGNVILEAGCIPATLEDVLKTTRFIFVFAGVTRENQGFLNREKLEMIRKDSFFFLMSRAAVVDFDALCSLTSQGAFTAATDVFPQEPLAGDHPARRNDHLLLSAHRAGGIPQAFSLIGRMVLDDLGLILRGLPPLRMQKAQWETVKSFASKPAG
- a CDS encoding ABC transporter permease, whose product is LFSAINVDKTKFIAYTLIGVLVGISAILLGSRFNAVSTSNMGMAYELDAIAAVIIGGTAMSGGRGTIWGTIFGALILGIINNMLNMVGVSPYLQGTVKGIVIIAAVYVQKQKQ